ATTCCCGGATTTAGTTTTGAGttcgttgcctacttttgggcGATCACCAAAgcaaattactcatacgcatGGGTCACCCGCTCACCCCGAATTACACATAAAGTACCTATGCAATCACGGAAAACTAAACAGAGATTGAAGTTGTTGAAACTCCAGGATATGTGAATACGAGGCGTTTCAAGGCTACAGGACATCGGGAAGCAGTGGGAGCTGCTTCGTTTAGCCGCAGTTGATTATGACTTTGATGTTCACTATACTATTTTATAGTATTAATTTAGATTATCCGTTGTCTTATGGCTTTGAAACGCACCGTGTGGATCACCCAATAAGTTAGGACAGTTTCATGTAAAGAGCAAACTAAGTAGCTCACTTTCAGTCAAAGTATTCATCAgataaaatgtttatgaaGAGAATAGGGGCCCAACTTTAGGTAATGACCTTTGTGTTGCATATTTGCAACTTTTAGAAAATTCGAAAAGACACATGCAATCCCAAAATGGTCCTATGCAATAAATACCGAACTATTTAAAGTGAATATGAACtatgaaatataaatgtagTTGCATTGAAAACCAAATTtaactaaactaaaacaaaatcaGCGGCGAGAAGAAAAGCTGCAAGTAAAACCGAATCATTAAACAAAAGGATAAACAAATGTTGTAACGAATGATATTATGGAAATCCGCCTCATTGCAATCAActgttgaatattttagtttttacaCAAATAAACTAACGAAATGACATATTTTGACATACCtaagaaaacataaaacatagaaatatataacataCGTTTATATAGTATATGAAAGTTGACGCACCAAAGTGAAAAGGCAAACTAAACTGTATTTGTACCTAAAACATATTTTGACCTAATTTCATATAGCAAATCTTTCGCTCGatatacataaacaaaaatatatattgaatacTGTAaacattataattaaatattgttgatagcaaattgaattggatattttatagTAACGATACGTCAGTTCTTATGTACAGCACCATATTTCAGAAGATTTTTCGGGTAGATGAACCTTAGTATTATGCATTCTGTACAACTGCACTCACAGTTATGTTTGTTGAGCCgatattaaaagaaattctctctatatatatgtattgaACAAGAAAAATACTCATATACGGTATACATTTATATAGGAATGTACAAGTATTATATACAAAGCGCATACATATGATACAAAGGATACAATACCCAACCCAAAACCGAGAAACCAAAAGACACGTGAAGTAGGCGGAAAAAGCAAGAAATCATGtaattatgtatgtttaaTAAAACGTTTAACTACCGAGTGAAGTCTAAAGACAAAGGCACAAATTCTTTCGCCAACCAtctgtgtttatttttcgtcTGTATACAGTAACCTATATAAATCGGATCCCTCGTTCGTGACGAGCACCCAAAATGCGGCTTGCCCTGCTGCTCTTTAGTTGGCTGTTCTGCttggcttttggccacatCAATGGAACACAGGCGTATTCACCACCAAAGGCACCACTGCCTCTGCCACTTCCAGACGCGAGTCACAGGCGTgctccaccaccatcaccaccacttAGACCAATACCCAGACCACCTCCTCCAAGGCCAAAACTACCGCCACCCAGGCTAACGCCACTGCCCTTTAGACCGACACCACCGCGATTTGTTAGACCTCCTACTGCACCACCCTTCAGGAGGCCAACTATTCCTCCACCCAGGCCCACCAGAAGACTTCCCATCACAAGACAACCCACCAGGAGAATCCCGAAACCACCAGTTACCCGCAGACCCACCGCCAGGCAAACTCGCCCACCTGCAGTGCGAACCACTCGAAAGTTTCTGATCTGGTCACGAGCACCAACCAGATTGCTACCGACTAGACCAAACATAAGGCCCACCCTGTGGACCAGACCTCCAGTGCGTCCTCCATTGCCCACGGTGCATCCAACACGCTCAAGAGTTGGTCCCACTCTATGGACAAGACCTCCCATAAGAGTCACAGTACGACCCACCAATAGACTCAACCCTAGACCCACAATTAGGCCCACCATTCGAGCCACTCTATGGACACGACCTCCAGTAAGACCTTCAAGCCCCACACGAAGAGCCAGCAATCGACCCACCTTATGGACAAGACGACCCATAGGATCCACCTTGGCCACAAGACCTCCAGTTAGAGCTACGAATCCCACTTTACCGCGATCCACCTTATGGACCCGACCTCAAGTTAGAACTACTAGACGActgacttttattttcaacgAACCCACAAGAGAGCTTCCCACACCACGACCCATTCCAACCACTAGAGCTCCACATCCGGACATAACTCGATCCACAAGAAGTTTGATATTCATATTTCCCAGGGACCCACGTCTATAGCTCGACTTCCAAACTGGACTGTACATCCAACAGGGCGTACGAGAACTACTTTAGTAGCTTAAAGGATATAAGTAAGCTGGATTAAAATATGGTAGCTGCATTTGGCTAAATATTCTTTAACTATTCTCTGGAAGCACGCGatcttaaattttatataaccGAGAAGTGAGCTAATGACCTTAAATTTCAAGTCAAGGCGTAGACGGATAAgctcattaaatattttgaaggGCGGAATGGCAGGCTTTGGGATATCCTACCTTGCTTAAAATATGACCTCTATCAAATCGGAGTCTGTAAAATTGAACTTAAAAACAGCGAAAAGAAGATTTATAACATGCTTCTTCATAGAGTTAATTGCATATATATGGTAGTTTAAAGTTGAATAAAGTGTAGATTTACTTTCCAGTTAGACGGATAGACGCAACTTAGAACTGAGTTTTAAGCACAGCAAGTTTGGCGGACTGCGCTCCGTTCGTAACGACCCCATCTCCATGACAAATATCCCTGAAGTGCCGACATGCCCAACCCAAATCCAGGGCAACTGGAGCGAGCAGAA
This sequence is a window from Drosophila teissieri strain GT53w chromosome 2R, Prin_Dtei_1.1, whole genome shotgun sequence. Protein-coding genes within it:
- the LOC122614440 gene encoding LOW QUALITY PROTEIN: gibberellin-regulated protein 14 (The sequence of the model RefSeq protein was modified relative to this genomic sequence to represent the inferred CDS: deleted 1 base in 1 codon; substituted 2 bases at 2 genomic stop codons), with amino-acid sequence MYNNLYKSDPSFVTSTQNAACPAALXLAVLLGFWPHQWNTGVFTTKGTTASATSRRESQACSTTITTTXTNTQTTSSKAKTTATQANATAFRPTPPRFVRPPTAPPFRRPTIPPPRPTRRLPITRQPTRRIPKPPVTRRPTARQTRPPAVRTTRKFLIWSRAPTRLLPTRPNIRPTLWTRPPVRPPLPTVHPTRSRVGPTLWTRPPIRVTVRPTNRLNPRPTIRPTIRATLWTRPPVRPSSPTRSPVRATNPTLPRSTLWTRPQVRTTRRLTFIFNEPTRELPTPRPIPTTRAPHPDITRSTRSLIFIFPRDPRL